Proteins encoded in a region of the Leopardus geoffroyi isolate Oge1 chromosome E2, O.geoffroyi_Oge1_pat1.0, whole genome shotgun sequence genome:
- the CPT1C gene encoding carnitine O-palmitoyltransferase 1, brain isoform isoform X1: MAEAHQAVGFRPSLTSDGAEVELSAPVLQEIYLSGLRSWKRHLARFWNDFLTGVFPASPLSWLFLFSAIQLAWFLQLDPSLGLMEKIKELLPDWGGQHHRLRGVLAAALFASCLWGALIFTLHVALRLLLSYHGWLLEPHGAMSSPTKTWLALVRIFSGRNPMLFSYQRSLPRQPVPSVQDTVRKYLESVRPILSDEDFDLTSVLAQEFLRLQASLLQWYLRLKSWWASNYVSDWWEEFVYLRSRHSLMVNSNYYMMDFLYVTPTPVQAARAGNAVHALLLYRHRLNRQEILPTLLMGMRPLCSAQYEKIFNTTRIPGIQKDHIHHLRDSRHVAVFHRGRFYRVGTHSQSGLLSPRALEQQFQRILDDPSPACPQEEHLAALTAAPRDVWAQVRSSLKTQAEDTLEAVEGAAFFVSLDSEPAGLTREDPAATLDAYAHALLAGRGHDRWFDKSFTLIVFSNGKLGLSVEHSWADCPISGHMWEFTLATECFQLGYSADGHCKGHPDPSLPQPQRLHWDLPEKIHLSISLALRGAKTLSGNVDCHVFPFSHFGKSFIKRCHLSSDSFIQMALQLAHFRDRGQFCLTYESTMTRLFLEGRTETVRSCTREACNFVRAMEDKEKTEPQRRAMFRLAVEKHQALLKAAMSGQGVDRHLFALYIVSQFLHLQSPFLDQVHSEQWQLATSQIPVQQMHLFDVHNYPDYVSSGGGFGPADDHGYGVSYIFMGDDTITFHISSKKSSTKTDSHRLGQHIEDALLDVACLFQEGPRPKLRCRGLQEEDSGHRHGSLSCHTGGSRAPTKSTNL, encoded by the exons AATGACTTTCTTACTGGTGTGTTCCCTGCCAGCCCCCTCAGCTGGCTCTTCCTCTTCAGTGCCATTCAGCTCGCCTGGTTCCTCCAGCTGGATCCTTCCCTAGGACTGATGGAGAAGATCAAAGAGTTGCTGCCAGACTG GGGTGGACAGCACCACAGGCTTCGGGGAGTCCTGGCAGCGGCGCTGTTTGCTTCGTGCCTGTGGGGAGCCCTGATCTTCACGCTTCACGTGGCCCTGAGGCTGCTTCTGTCCTACCATGGCTGGCTCCTTGAACCCCACGGAGCCATGTCCTCCCCCACCAAGACCTGGCTG GCCCTGGTCCGCATCTTCTCCGGTCGCAATCCGATGCTGTTCAGTTACCAGCGCTCCCTGCCACGCCAGCCCGTGCCCTCCGTGCAGGACACCGTGCGCAAG TACCTGGAATCTGTCCGGCCCATCCTCTCCGACGAGGACTTCGACTTGACGTCTGTCCTAGCGCAGGAATTCTTGAGGCTGCAGGCGTCGCTGCTGCAGTGGTATCTGCGGCTCAAGTCCTGGTGGGCGTCCAATTAC GTCAGTGACTGGTGGGAAGAATTTGTGTATCTGCGCTCCCGGCACTCGCTGATGGTGAACAGCAACTATTACATGATG GACTTCCTGTACGTCACTCCCACGCCGGTGCAGGCCGCTCGCGCTGGGAACGCGGTCCACGCCCTCCTCCTCTACCGCCACCGCCTGAACCGCCAGGAGATCCTGCCT ACTTTGCTGATGGGAATGCGGCCCTTATGCTCTGCCCAGTATGAGAAGATCTTCAACACCACGCGCATTCCCGGCATCCAGAAAG ACCACATCCACCACCTCCGCGACAGCCGACACGTGGCCGTCTTCCACCGTGGCCGATTCTACCGCGTGGGAACCCACTCCCAGAGCGGCCTGCTGTCCCCGCGGGCCCTGGAGCAGCAGTTCCAGCGAATCCTGGACgacccctcccccgcctgccccCAGGAGGAGCATCTGGCGGCCCTGACCGCTGCTCCCAG gGATGTGTGGGCCCAGGTACGGAGTTCCCTGAAGACCCAGGCTGAGGATACCCTGGAGGCCGTGGAAGGAGCTGCTTTCTTCGTATCACTGGACTCGGAACCTGCAGGGCTCACCAGGGAGGACCCCGCAGCTACACTGGATGCCTATGCCCATGCCCTACTGGCTGGCAGGGGCCATGACCG CTGGTTTGACAAATCCTTCACTTTAATCGTCTTCTCCAATGGGAAGCTGGGTCTCAGCGTGGAGCACTCGTGGGCCGACTGCCCCATCTCAGGACACATGTGGGAG TTCACTCTGGCCACAGAATGTTTTCAGCTGGGCTACTCAGCCGACGGCCACTGCAAAGGGCATCCTGATCCCtcactgccccagccccagcggcTGCACTGGGACCTTCCAGAAAAG ATCCATCTGTCCATCTCTCTAGCCCTGAGGGGAGCCAAGACCTTGTCTGGAAACGTTGACTGCCATgtcttccccttctcccacttCGGCAAGAGTTTCATCAAACGCTGCCACCTCTCTTCAGACAGCTTCATCCAGATGGCCTTGCAGCTGGCCCACTTCCGG GACAGGGGTCAATTCTGCCTGACTTATGAGTCAACCATGACTCGCTTGTTCCTGGAAGGCCGGACGGAGACGGTGCGATCTTGCACCAGAGAGGCCTGCAACTTTGTGAGAGCCATGGAGGACAAAGAGAAGACA GAACCACAGCGCCGTGCCATGTTCCGCCTGGCCGTGGAAAAGCACCAGGCTCTGCTGAAGGCCGCGATGAGCGGACAGGGGGTCGACCGCCACCTCTTCGCTCTCTACATCGTGTCCCAGTTCCTGCACCTGCAGTCGCCTTTTCTGGACCAG GTTCACTCGGAGCAGTGGCAGCTGGCCACCAGCCAGATCCCCGTTCAGCAAATGCACCTGTTCGACGTCCACAATTACCCCGACTATGTTTCCTCTGGTGGGGGATTCGGGCCT gcgGATGACCACGGTTATGGGGTTTCGTACATCTTCATGGGGGATGACACCATCACCTTCCACATCTCCAGCAAAAAATCTAGCACAAAAACG GACTCCCACCGGCTGGGGCAGCACATTGAGGATGCATTGTTGGATGTGGCCTGCCTGTTCCAGGAGGGGCCGCGCCCTAAGCTCAGGTGcagagggttacaggaggagGACTCGGGGCACAGGCATGGCTCTCTCTCCTGCCACACTGGGGGCTCCAGGGCCCCCACGAAATCCACCAACCTTTGA
- the CPT1C gene encoding carnitine O-palmitoyltransferase 1, brain isoform isoform X2 — protein sequence MAEAHQAVGFRPSLTSDGAEVELSAPVLQEIYLSGLRSWKRHLARFWNDFLTGVFPASPLSWLFLFSAIQLAWFLQLDPSLGLMEKIKELLPDWGGQHHRLRGVLAAALFASCLWGALIFTLHVALRLLLSYHGWLLEPHGAMSSPTKTWLALVRIFSGRNPMLFSYQRSLPRQPVPSVQDTVRKYLESVRPILSDEDFDLTSVLAQEFLRLQASLLQWYLRLKSWWASNYVSDWWEEFVYLRSRHSLMVNSNYYMMDFLYVTPTPVQAARAGNAVHALLLYRHRLNRQEILPTLLMGMRPLCSAQYEKIFNTTRIPGIQKDHIHHLRDSRHVAVFHRGRFYRVGTHSQSGLLSPRALEQQFQRILDDPSPACPQEEHLAALTAAPRDVWAQVRSSLKTQAEDTLEAVEGAAFFVSLDSEPAGLTREDPAATLDAYAHALLAGRGHDRWFDKSFTLIVFSNGKLGLSVEHSWADCPISGHMWEFTLATECFQLGYSADGHCKGHPDPSLPQPQRLHWDLPEKIHLSISLALRGAKTLSGNVDCHVFPFSHFGKSFIKRCHLSSDSFIQMALQLAHFREPQRRAMFRLAVEKHQALLKAAMSGQGVDRHLFALYIVSQFLHLQSPFLDQVHSEQWQLATSQIPVQQMHLFDVHNYPDYVSSGGGFGPADDHGYGVSYIFMGDDTITFHISSKKSSTKTDSHRLGQHIEDALLDVACLFQEGPRPKLRCRGLQEEDSGHRHGSLSCHTGGSRAPTKSTNL from the exons AATGACTTTCTTACTGGTGTGTTCCCTGCCAGCCCCCTCAGCTGGCTCTTCCTCTTCAGTGCCATTCAGCTCGCCTGGTTCCTCCAGCTGGATCCTTCCCTAGGACTGATGGAGAAGATCAAAGAGTTGCTGCCAGACTG GGGTGGACAGCACCACAGGCTTCGGGGAGTCCTGGCAGCGGCGCTGTTTGCTTCGTGCCTGTGGGGAGCCCTGATCTTCACGCTTCACGTGGCCCTGAGGCTGCTTCTGTCCTACCATGGCTGGCTCCTTGAACCCCACGGAGCCATGTCCTCCCCCACCAAGACCTGGCTG GCCCTGGTCCGCATCTTCTCCGGTCGCAATCCGATGCTGTTCAGTTACCAGCGCTCCCTGCCACGCCAGCCCGTGCCCTCCGTGCAGGACACCGTGCGCAAG TACCTGGAATCTGTCCGGCCCATCCTCTCCGACGAGGACTTCGACTTGACGTCTGTCCTAGCGCAGGAATTCTTGAGGCTGCAGGCGTCGCTGCTGCAGTGGTATCTGCGGCTCAAGTCCTGGTGGGCGTCCAATTAC GTCAGTGACTGGTGGGAAGAATTTGTGTATCTGCGCTCCCGGCACTCGCTGATGGTGAACAGCAACTATTACATGATG GACTTCCTGTACGTCACTCCCACGCCGGTGCAGGCCGCTCGCGCTGGGAACGCGGTCCACGCCCTCCTCCTCTACCGCCACCGCCTGAACCGCCAGGAGATCCTGCCT ACTTTGCTGATGGGAATGCGGCCCTTATGCTCTGCCCAGTATGAGAAGATCTTCAACACCACGCGCATTCCCGGCATCCAGAAAG ACCACATCCACCACCTCCGCGACAGCCGACACGTGGCCGTCTTCCACCGTGGCCGATTCTACCGCGTGGGAACCCACTCCCAGAGCGGCCTGCTGTCCCCGCGGGCCCTGGAGCAGCAGTTCCAGCGAATCCTGGACgacccctcccccgcctgccccCAGGAGGAGCATCTGGCGGCCCTGACCGCTGCTCCCAG gGATGTGTGGGCCCAGGTACGGAGTTCCCTGAAGACCCAGGCTGAGGATACCCTGGAGGCCGTGGAAGGAGCTGCTTTCTTCGTATCACTGGACTCGGAACCTGCAGGGCTCACCAGGGAGGACCCCGCAGCTACACTGGATGCCTATGCCCATGCCCTACTGGCTGGCAGGGGCCATGACCG CTGGTTTGACAAATCCTTCACTTTAATCGTCTTCTCCAATGGGAAGCTGGGTCTCAGCGTGGAGCACTCGTGGGCCGACTGCCCCATCTCAGGACACATGTGGGAG TTCACTCTGGCCACAGAATGTTTTCAGCTGGGCTACTCAGCCGACGGCCACTGCAAAGGGCATCCTGATCCCtcactgccccagccccagcggcTGCACTGGGACCTTCCAGAAAAG ATCCATCTGTCCATCTCTCTAGCCCTGAGGGGAGCCAAGACCTTGTCTGGAAACGTTGACTGCCATgtcttccccttctcccacttCGGCAAGAGTTTCATCAAACGCTGCCACCTCTCTTCAGACAGCTTCATCCAGATGGCCTTGCAGCTGGCCCACTTCCGG GAACCACAGCGCCGTGCCATGTTCCGCCTGGCCGTGGAAAAGCACCAGGCTCTGCTGAAGGCCGCGATGAGCGGACAGGGGGTCGACCGCCACCTCTTCGCTCTCTACATCGTGTCCCAGTTCCTGCACCTGCAGTCGCCTTTTCTGGACCAG GTTCACTCGGAGCAGTGGCAGCTGGCCACCAGCCAGATCCCCGTTCAGCAAATGCACCTGTTCGACGTCCACAATTACCCCGACTATGTTTCCTCTGGTGGGGGATTCGGGCCT gcgGATGACCACGGTTATGGGGTTTCGTACATCTTCATGGGGGATGACACCATCACCTTCCACATCTCCAGCAAAAAATCTAGCACAAAAACG GACTCCCACCGGCTGGGGCAGCACATTGAGGATGCATTGTTGGATGTGGCCTGCCTGTTCCAGGAGGGGCCGCGCCCTAAGCTCAGGTGcagagggttacaggaggagGACTCGGGGCACAGGCATGGCTCTCTCTCCTGCCACACTGGGGGCTCCAGGGCCCCCACGAAATCCACCAACCTTTGA
- the CPT1C gene encoding carnitine O-palmitoyltransferase 1, brain isoform isoform X3, whose protein sequence is MAEAHQAVGFRPSLTSDGAEVELSAPVLQEIYLSGLRSWKRHLARFWNDFLTGVFPASPLSWLFLFSAIQLAWFLQLDPSLGLMEKIKELLPDWGGQHHRLRGVLAAALFASCLWGALIFTLHVALRLLLSYHGWLLEPHGAMSSPTKTWLALVRIFSGRNPMLFSYQRSLPRQPVPSVQDTVRKYLESVRPILSDEDFDLTSVLAQEFLRLQASLLQWYLRLKSWWASNYVSDWWEEFVYLRSRHSLMVNSNYYMMDFLYVTPTPVQAARAGNAVHALLLYRHRLNRQEILPTLLMGMRPLCSAQYEKIFNTTRIPGIQKDHIHHLRDSRHVAVFHRGRFYRVGTHSQSGLLSPRALEQQFQRILDDPSPACPQEEHLAALTAAPRDVWAQVRSSLKTQAEDTLEAVEGAAFFVSLDSEPAGLTREDPAATLDAYAHALLAGRGHDRWFDKSFTLIVFSNGKLGLSVEHSWADCPISGHMWEFTLATECFQLGYSADGHCKGHPDPSLPQPQRLHWDLPEKIHLSISLALRGAKTLSGNVDCHVFPFSHFGKSFIKRCHLSSDSFIQMALQLAHFRDRGQFCLTYESTMTRLFLEGRTETVRSCTREACNFVRAMEDKEKTEPQRRAMFRLAVEKHQALLKAAMSGQGVDRHLFALYIVSQFLHLQSPFLDQVHSEQWQLATSQIPVQQMHLFDVHNYPDYVSSGGGFGPADDHGYGVSYIFMGDDTITFHISSKKSSTKTRRGTPCPGSSWT, encoded by the exons AATGACTTTCTTACTGGTGTGTTCCCTGCCAGCCCCCTCAGCTGGCTCTTCCTCTTCAGTGCCATTCAGCTCGCCTGGTTCCTCCAGCTGGATCCTTCCCTAGGACTGATGGAGAAGATCAAAGAGTTGCTGCCAGACTG GGGTGGACAGCACCACAGGCTTCGGGGAGTCCTGGCAGCGGCGCTGTTTGCTTCGTGCCTGTGGGGAGCCCTGATCTTCACGCTTCACGTGGCCCTGAGGCTGCTTCTGTCCTACCATGGCTGGCTCCTTGAACCCCACGGAGCCATGTCCTCCCCCACCAAGACCTGGCTG GCCCTGGTCCGCATCTTCTCCGGTCGCAATCCGATGCTGTTCAGTTACCAGCGCTCCCTGCCACGCCAGCCCGTGCCCTCCGTGCAGGACACCGTGCGCAAG TACCTGGAATCTGTCCGGCCCATCCTCTCCGACGAGGACTTCGACTTGACGTCTGTCCTAGCGCAGGAATTCTTGAGGCTGCAGGCGTCGCTGCTGCAGTGGTATCTGCGGCTCAAGTCCTGGTGGGCGTCCAATTAC GTCAGTGACTGGTGGGAAGAATTTGTGTATCTGCGCTCCCGGCACTCGCTGATGGTGAACAGCAACTATTACATGATG GACTTCCTGTACGTCACTCCCACGCCGGTGCAGGCCGCTCGCGCTGGGAACGCGGTCCACGCCCTCCTCCTCTACCGCCACCGCCTGAACCGCCAGGAGATCCTGCCT ACTTTGCTGATGGGAATGCGGCCCTTATGCTCTGCCCAGTATGAGAAGATCTTCAACACCACGCGCATTCCCGGCATCCAGAAAG ACCACATCCACCACCTCCGCGACAGCCGACACGTGGCCGTCTTCCACCGTGGCCGATTCTACCGCGTGGGAACCCACTCCCAGAGCGGCCTGCTGTCCCCGCGGGCCCTGGAGCAGCAGTTCCAGCGAATCCTGGACgacccctcccccgcctgccccCAGGAGGAGCATCTGGCGGCCCTGACCGCTGCTCCCAG gGATGTGTGGGCCCAGGTACGGAGTTCCCTGAAGACCCAGGCTGAGGATACCCTGGAGGCCGTGGAAGGAGCTGCTTTCTTCGTATCACTGGACTCGGAACCTGCAGGGCTCACCAGGGAGGACCCCGCAGCTACACTGGATGCCTATGCCCATGCCCTACTGGCTGGCAGGGGCCATGACCG CTGGTTTGACAAATCCTTCACTTTAATCGTCTTCTCCAATGGGAAGCTGGGTCTCAGCGTGGAGCACTCGTGGGCCGACTGCCCCATCTCAGGACACATGTGGGAG TTCACTCTGGCCACAGAATGTTTTCAGCTGGGCTACTCAGCCGACGGCCACTGCAAAGGGCATCCTGATCCCtcactgccccagccccagcggcTGCACTGGGACCTTCCAGAAAAG ATCCATCTGTCCATCTCTCTAGCCCTGAGGGGAGCCAAGACCTTGTCTGGAAACGTTGACTGCCATgtcttccccttctcccacttCGGCAAGAGTTTCATCAAACGCTGCCACCTCTCTTCAGACAGCTTCATCCAGATGGCCTTGCAGCTGGCCCACTTCCGG GACAGGGGTCAATTCTGCCTGACTTATGAGTCAACCATGACTCGCTTGTTCCTGGAAGGCCGGACGGAGACGGTGCGATCTTGCACCAGAGAGGCCTGCAACTTTGTGAGAGCCATGGAGGACAAAGAGAAGACA GAACCACAGCGCCGTGCCATGTTCCGCCTGGCCGTGGAAAAGCACCAGGCTCTGCTGAAGGCCGCGATGAGCGGACAGGGGGTCGACCGCCACCTCTTCGCTCTCTACATCGTGTCCCAGTTCCTGCACCTGCAGTCGCCTTTTCTGGACCAG GTTCACTCGGAGCAGTGGCAGCTGGCCACCAGCCAGATCCCCGTTCAGCAAATGCACCTGTTCGACGTCCACAATTACCCCGACTATGTTTCCTCTGGTGGGGGATTCGGGCCT gcgGATGACCACGGTTATGGGGTTTCGTACATCTTCATGGGGGATGACACCATCACCTTCCACATCTCCAGCAAAAAATCTAGCACAAAAACG CGCCGAGGAACCCCCTGTCCCGGCTCCTCCTGGACATGA